From Rhododendron vialii isolate Sample 1 chromosome 10a, ASM3025357v1, the proteins below share one genomic window:
- the LOC131303201 gene encoding 26S proteasome non-ATPase regulatory subunit 1 homolog B-like: MHVGTTVDTFLRENLDWLSRATNWAKFSATAGLGVIHRGHLQQGRSLMAPYLPQSGAGGGGSPYSEGGALYALGLIHANHGEGIKQFLRDSLRSTNVEVIQHGACLSLGLAALGTADEDVYDDITNVLYTDSAVAGEAAGISMGLLMVGTATEKAAEMLTYAHETQHEKIIRYACRTWTCTILCTVFDPATSVVLSFLQLSFFLQ; encoded by the exons ATGCATGTTGGAACAACTGTGGATACATTTCTGCGGGAGAATCTG GATTGGCTGAGCAGAGCTACTAATTGGGCTAAGTTCAGTGCAACAGCAGGGCTTGGTGTTATTCACAGAGGCCACCTACAACAGGGAAGATCACTGATGGCCCCATACTTGCCACAGAGTGGggccggtggtggtggtagtccATACTCAGAAGGTGGTGCTCTATATGCACTAGGCTTGATTCATGCAAACCATGGCGAGGGTATCAAACAATTCCTGCGGGATAGTCTACGCAGTACCAATGTGGAG GTTATTCAGCATGGTGCATGCTTAAGTCTTGGCTTGGCAGCTCTTGGAACTGCTGATGAAGACGTCTATGACGACATTACGAATGTGCTTTATACTGACAGTGCCGTTGCTGGAGAAGCTGCTGGTATTAGTATGGGCTTACTGATGGTTGGGACTGCAACTGAGAAGGCAGCCGAAATGCTTACTTATGCACATGAGACGCAACATGAGAAAATAATCAG GTACGCATGTCGAACATGGACTTGTACAATTTTATGCACTGTATTTGATCCAGCGACAAGCGTTGTCCTTTCCTTTCTTCAACTGTCTTTCTTTCTACAGTAA
- the LOC131303902 gene encoding coatomer subunit gamma-2-like, whose protein sequence is MAVLFYTSFCLKLNKSLLFVDGVFQGTEVVPPNSRLHTCLLSGVYMCNLIVLVRLSFGIDGPKEVAMKLVVRSEDEYVSDAIHEIVASG, encoded by the coding sequence ATGGCAGTATTGTTTTATACTTCTTTTTGTCTAAAACTGAATAAATCTCTCCTGTTCGTTGATGGTGTCTTTCAGGGCACAGAGGTGGTCCCACCAAACTCAAGATTGCACACTTGCTTATTGTCTGGTGTTTACATGTGCAACTTAATTGTTCTAGTTCGGCTCTCGTTCGGCATTGACGGGccaaaagaagttgcaatgaaACTTGTCGTTAGATCCGAGGATGAATATGTCAGCGATGCTATTCACGAAATTGTAGCAAGCGGCTAG
- the LOC131303553 gene encoding ubiquitin domain-containing protein DSK2b-like isoform X2, whose amino-acid sequence MGGYGGGAAGEAKTAVDGGGDVTVHVRCSNGSKFSVQIGLESSVGSFKSVLAQNCDIPAEQQRLIYKGRILKDDQTLDSYGLEADHTVHLVRGFAPTASANATGATNTGVANSTPSGVTSVSSDNGGAFGGSGLDTSLFPGLGFNGLGGNSGLFGAGFPEFEQMQQQLTQNPNLVRELMNMPAVQNLMNNPEIMRNMIMNNPQMNELIDRNPELAHILNDPSTLRQTLEAARNPELMREMMRNTDRAMSNIEASPEGFNMLRRMYENVQEPFLNATTMAGDARNDAGSNPFAALLGTQGGGPTSTGSEATTNSPAPNTNPLPNPWASGGAGGAQANSTPRSNPAGDARLPDFERMFGSAQDPASFNQFMQNPAVSQMMQSLLSNPQYMEQVLGLNPQMRNMVDSNSQLREMMQNPDFIRQLTSPETMQQLLTLRQTLMPLLGQQPSTRESGQTVGGTGSLDPMGLEMLMNMFGGLGTGSPTVATRSDEPPEELYATQLSQLQEMGFFDTRENIQALMATSGNVHAAVERLLGNPGQ is encoded by the exons ATGGGCGGCTACGGCGGTGGTGCGGCGGGGGAGGCGAAAACCGCCGTGGACGGCGGCGGTGACGTGACGGTACACGTGCGGTGCTCGAACGGGTCAAAGTTCTCCGTGCAGATCGGGCTAGAATCCAGCGTGGGATCGTTTAAGTCTGTTCTGGCTCAGAACTGCGATATTCCTGCTGAGCAACAGAGGTTGATTTACAAAGGCAGGATTTTGAAGGACGATCAAACCCTGGACAGCTACG GATTGGAAGCTGATCACACAGTACACTTGGTTCGAGGTTTTGCACCAACTGCATCAGCTAACGCTACAGGTGCAACCAACACTGGAGTTGCAAATTCTACTCCTAGTGGCGTGACCTCTGTTAGCTCTGACAATGGTGGGGCATTTGGAGGTTCTGGTTTGGACACTTCCCTTTTTCCTGGACTTGGTTTTAATGGATTAGGCGGCAACAGTGGATTATTTGGAGCTGGATTTCCAGAATTTGAACAAATGCAGCAACAGTTGACTCAGAACCCTAATCTGGTCAGAGAATTAATGAACATGCCTGCTGTTCAGAATCTAATGAATAACCCAGAAATTATGCGGAATATGATAATGAATAATCCTCAGATGAATGAACTCATTGATCGTAACCCAGAGCTTGCTCACATCCTCAATGACCCTAGCACTCTCCGTCAGACGTTGGAGGCAGCAAGAAACCCTGAACTTATGCGTGAGATGATGCGCAATACTGACAGAGCAATGAGCAATATTGAAGCGTCTCCTGAGGGATTTAATATGCTAAGACGCATGTATGAAAATGTCCAAGAGCCATTTCTTAATGCAACAACTATGGCCGGAGATGCTAGAAATGATGCAGGCTCGAACCCATTTGCAGCTCTTCTGGGCACGCAAGGTGGTGGGCCTACAAGTACTGGTTCTGAAGCTACAACCAATTCTCCTGCTCCAAACACTAATCCACTTCCCAACCCATGGGCCTCTGGTGGGG CTGGAGGCGCCCAAGCTAACTCCACTCCAAGATCAAATCCTGCTGGGGATGCTAGGCTGCCGGATTTTGAGCGCATGTTTGGTTCCGCGCAGGATCCTGCTTCATTCAATCAGTTTATGCAAAACCCAGCTGTATCACAGATGATGCAAAGTCTACTCTCGAACCCTCAGTACATGGAACAG GTTCTTGGGCTGAATCCCCAGATGCGTAATATGGTAGATTCCAATTCCCAACTTAGAGAGATGATGCAAAATCCAGACTTCATACGTCAGTTGACTTCGCCTGAAACAATGCAG CAACTCTTGACTTTGCGGCAAACCCTGATGCCTCTTCTTGGTCAGCAGCCTTCAACCCG ggaatcaggtcaaactGTTGGTGGGACAG GATCACTTGATCCTATGGGGTTGGAGATGTTGATGAACATGTTTGGGGGACTTGGGACTGGAAGCCCCACCGTTGCTACCAGATCGGATG AGCCCCCAGAAGAACTGTATGCCACTCAGCTCTCACAGCTacaagaaatgggtttctttgaTACCCGAGAGAACATACAGGCACTGATGGCAACTTCAGGGAATGTTCATGCTGCTGTGGAGCGGCTTTTGGGGAACCCCGGACAGTAA
- the LOC131303553 gene encoding ubiquitin domain-containing protein DSK2b-like isoform X1 — protein MGGYGGGAAGEAKTAVDGGGDVTVHVRCSNGSKFSVQIGLESSVGSFKSVLAQNCDIPAEQQRLIYKGRILKDDQTLDSYGLEADHTVHLVRGFAPTASANATGATNTGVANSTPSGVTSVSSDNGGAFGGSGLDTSLFPGLGFNGLGGNSGLFGAGFPEFEQMQQQLTQNPNLVRELMNMPAVQNLMNNPEIMRNMIMNNPQMNELIDRNPELAHILNDPSTLRQTLEAARNPELMREMMRNTDRAMSNIEASPEGFNMLRRMYENVQEPFLNATTMAGDARNDAGSNPFAALLGTQGGGPTSTGSEATTNSPAPNTNPLPNPWASGGAGGAQANSTPRSNPAGDARLPDFERMFGSAQDPASFNQFMQNPAVSQMMQSLLSNPQYMEQVLGLNPQMRNMVDSNSQLREMMQNPDFIRQLTSPETMQQLLTLRQTLMPLLGQQPSTRESGQTVGGTAGSLDPMGLEMLMNMFGGLGTGSPTVATRSDEPPEELYATQLSQLQEMGFFDTRENIQALMATSGNVHAAVERLLGNPGQ, from the exons ATGGGCGGCTACGGCGGTGGTGCGGCGGGGGAGGCGAAAACCGCCGTGGACGGCGGCGGTGACGTGACGGTACACGTGCGGTGCTCGAACGGGTCAAAGTTCTCCGTGCAGATCGGGCTAGAATCCAGCGTGGGATCGTTTAAGTCTGTTCTGGCTCAGAACTGCGATATTCCTGCTGAGCAACAGAGGTTGATTTACAAAGGCAGGATTTTGAAGGACGATCAAACCCTGGACAGCTACG GATTGGAAGCTGATCACACAGTACACTTGGTTCGAGGTTTTGCACCAACTGCATCAGCTAACGCTACAGGTGCAACCAACACTGGAGTTGCAAATTCTACTCCTAGTGGCGTGACCTCTGTTAGCTCTGACAATGGTGGGGCATTTGGAGGTTCTGGTTTGGACACTTCCCTTTTTCCTGGACTTGGTTTTAATGGATTAGGCGGCAACAGTGGATTATTTGGAGCTGGATTTCCAGAATTTGAACAAATGCAGCAACAGTTGACTCAGAACCCTAATCTGGTCAGAGAATTAATGAACATGCCTGCTGTTCAGAATCTAATGAATAACCCAGAAATTATGCGGAATATGATAATGAATAATCCTCAGATGAATGAACTCATTGATCGTAACCCAGAGCTTGCTCACATCCTCAATGACCCTAGCACTCTCCGTCAGACGTTGGAGGCAGCAAGAAACCCTGAACTTATGCGTGAGATGATGCGCAATACTGACAGAGCAATGAGCAATATTGAAGCGTCTCCTGAGGGATTTAATATGCTAAGACGCATGTATGAAAATGTCCAAGAGCCATTTCTTAATGCAACAACTATGGCCGGAGATGCTAGAAATGATGCAGGCTCGAACCCATTTGCAGCTCTTCTGGGCACGCAAGGTGGTGGGCCTACAAGTACTGGTTCTGAAGCTACAACCAATTCTCCTGCTCCAAACACTAATCCACTTCCCAACCCATGGGCCTCTGGTGGGG CTGGAGGCGCCCAAGCTAACTCCACTCCAAGATCAAATCCTGCTGGGGATGCTAGGCTGCCGGATTTTGAGCGCATGTTTGGTTCCGCGCAGGATCCTGCTTCATTCAATCAGTTTATGCAAAACCCAGCTGTATCACAGATGATGCAAAGTCTACTCTCGAACCCTCAGTACATGGAACAG GTTCTTGGGCTGAATCCCCAGATGCGTAATATGGTAGATTCCAATTCCCAACTTAGAGAGATGATGCAAAATCCAGACTTCATACGTCAGTTGACTTCGCCTGAAACAATGCAG CAACTCTTGACTTTGCGGCAAACCCTGATGCCTCTTCTTGGTCAGCAGCCTTCAACCCG ggaatcaggtcaaactGTTGGTGGGACAG CAGGATCACTTGATCCTATGGGGTTGGAGATGTTGATGAACATGTTTGGGGGACTTGGGACTGGAAGCCCCACCGTTGCTACCAGATCGGATG AGCCCCCAGAAGAACTGTATGCCACTCAGCTCTCACAGCTacaagaaatgggtttctttgaTACCCGAGAGAACATACAGGCACTGATGGCAACTTCAGGGAATGTTCATGCTGCTGTGGAGCGGCTTTTGGGGAACCCCGGACAGTAA